TTTTGATGAACTGAGCAAGAATATTTCGCTGCTCAAGGTTTTAAAGGAAAAAGAAAAAATACCCTATACACTCATTCAGCTCGATGATGGCTATCAAAAAGATATAGGTGATTGGACAGCGACTAACGATAAGTTCCCTTCCCTGGAAAAAATCGCCGGGACGATTAAGGAAAATGGATTCACAGCGGGAATATGGCTTGCACCCTTCAGCGTATCAGAAACTTCCAGTACCTTTCGAAAACATCCGGATTGGCTTGTAAAAGATTCGACGGGCAAGCCTAAAATTGTATATAAAAACTGGAATAAGAACATATATGGACTCGATTTGACCCATCCAGAGGCGCTGGCTTTCTTAGCTGAAACTTTCAAGAAGATAGAAAGTGCGGGATTCAAATATTTCAAAATTGATTTTCTTTTTGCCGGTCTAATTCCAGGTATCAGGCATGATACGAACGCAACTCCTGTTGAAGCTTACCGCAAGGGAATGGAAACTATAAAGACTGCTGTTGGAGAAGAAGCTTTTATCCTTGGATGCGGAGCACCTCTGTTGCCAAGCATCGGATTCGTTGATGGCATGAGAGTAGGGGCGGATACCGATCCAGAGTGGAAAGAACACTTGCCCGATTTAGGCTTCCCGAGTGCAAAATACGCTATCAGGAATCCATTGACGCGCTATTTCATGAACATGAGCCTGTGGCATAATGATCCAGACACAATGATATTAAGGCATACTGCCAAACTATCCGAGAATGAGAGAGAGCTATATGCAACGGTATGTGGATTGCTGGATAATATGCTTCTTCAGAGCGACGACATGGCTCAGGTTGATGAGAAAGGTATAGCCCTTTTAAAAAAAGCCTCACAGCTATTGGGGGGGCGACCCCGGGTTTATCAAACAGGCGAAGAAAGCTTTGTGATCGCCGTAAAGGGAGGCTCACATTATAACAGCATCGGGATTGTAAACCTCGGGGATTCCGTTGCTAATATAAAAATTCCTGATGATGCATTGAATTGGTCCGGGGTAAAACTTGAGAAGGTCAATATCGAAGTTGGATCACGCTCCATTGCATTGTTTAAATCG
This Kosmotoga arenicorallina S304 DNA region includes the following protein-coding sequences:
- a CDS encoding glycoside hydrolase family 36 protein — translated: MNFTIPGAEKASFLTEKDVLEVYAGDLAFRYRLEKSKGIALVFIAIKNLSKEAKKLGSFKIAEISEIEGPMYLNNWQSWLPYKRFDTPPNLSGFAEFAQTNEISLLTASPVPELLINGIVPSDYFISGDDFLIGALASRISHPYFIWDKNTETIKVYVELFGKPLEPGNEIELEPFAIFKGKYNENVERYALKLSEYNDVNFKPFEGIGWCSWYNYFTEIDFDELSKNISLLKVLKEKEKIPYTLIQLDDGYQKDIGDWTATNDKFPSLEKIAGTIKENGFTAGIWLAPFSVSETSSTFRKHPDWLVKDSTGKPKIVYKNWNKNIYGLDLTHPEALAFLAETFKKIESAGFKYFKIDFLFAGLIPGIRHDTNATPVEAYRKGMETIKTAVGEEAFILGCGAPLLPSIGFVDGMRVGADTDPEWKEHLPDLGFPSAKYAIRNPLTRYFMNMSLWHNDPDTMILRHTAKLSENERELYATVCGLLDNMLLQSDDMAQVDEKGIALLKKASQLLGGRPRVYQTGEESFVIAVKGGSHYNSIGIVNLGDSVANIKIPDDALNWSGVKLEKVNIEVGSRSIALFKSPSRAVEMRKDTKYKDDGRQVNYYEES